The window GCGCCTGCGCGGCGTGCGCGAGCAGCATGCGCGCTTCCTCGATGTGTCCGCCTTTCACGGCGCCGATGGCGGCGGAGACATGGGTTCCCTGCAGCGCATCGTCAGGCGTGAGGGCGGCGATGCCGTGCATGGCCAGTTGATCGTGATAGATGCGCGCCTGCAAGGTCGCGCTGGTCGCGAGGATGCCGCCCCGGCGCGCGCCGGCGGACTGTTTGAGCAGGGCATCGACGCCGGCCTCGCCGATATGCAGCACGGGCAAGGCCGTTTCGTGCGCGAGTCGCGGGTGCCAGACGTGCGCGGTGTTGCAGGGGATCGCGATGGCCGCGCATCCGGCGGCTTCGAGCGTGCGCAGTCCATCGAGCAGATGCGGCCAAGGGGCATCCGATCCCGCGAGAAACGCCGCGCTGCGATCCGGCACCTGCGGCACGTTGTGCACGATCACGGGCATATGCTCCTGATCGGACGCGGCGGGCGTCGCCCGAATCAGCTTGACGAGAAAGTCCGCCGTCGCCAGCGGTCCCATGCCGCCGAGCACGCCGAGCCGCGGAAGCGGCGTCACTGCGTCGTTCATGCGATGCCTCGCTCACGGCAGACCGCAAATGCAAGCGACGCAGCCGTCGAGCACGGGTCGATGACTGGCACGCCCAGGGCGGCTTCGAGATCGGCGCGCAAGGGCGTCATGCCAGCGCAGCCCAGCACGATGACATCTGCGCCGTCTTCGCTGGACAGCGCGCGGCCCGTCGCGATGAGTCTGTCGAGCGCGAGATCGCGATTGCCGGACTGGTCTACGCCGAGGTTCACGGCACGCTCGCCCGCGACCACGTCGCTGATGCGCGCCGCATGGTAAGCGCGCCAGTGACGCGGCATGCCGCGCGTGCTCGCCGCGATCACGCCGATGCGCGAACCGCGCGCGAGCGCCACGCTCAGGGCCGCCGCACCGATGCCGACGACGGGCTTGCTCGTGACTTCGCGCGCGGCATGCAGGCCGGGATCGCTGTAGCAGGCAATCACGAAGCCCGCCGCTTCTGCCTCGTGGCGCGCCACATAGTCGGCAACGGCGACGGCCGCGCGATCCGCATCGCGTTGCGTCTCGATGCCGCCGGGCACGGCATGCAGCGTCTCGAATGCGGCGGGGGCGTCCTGTTCGGCACGCAACGCGCGCACAGTTTCTTCGATTTCGCGAGTGACATCGGCGAGGCCGTTCGGGTTCAAAAATACGATGGGATCAGACATGGCTCGACGGAAGAGTTCGACCTTGAACGAACGATACCCGCATCGAAATCCGTCGTGAAATAGTCCAAATTTCGTGCCCCATAGACGGCATGCATGGATCGTTCGGCTACACTGCCGTTGACGCCATTTCAAGCGATTTGCACCGTTTCCGCGAGCCACGCCATGAACTACGACGAGGAGGTCCCTCAAGCGCGCGCCATGAGCCTGCGTCAGATCGAAGTGTTTCGCGCGATCATGATGACGGGCTCCATCAGCGAGGCGGCGCGCTCGCTCTATGTGGCGCAGCCCTCCGTGAGCCGCGTGCTGCAGGTGACGGAAAGCCGGCTGGGTTTTTTGCTGTTCGAGCGCACGCGCGGACGGCTGTATCCGACGCCGGAAGCGAAGCGTATTTTCGAGGAAGTCGTACGCGCGTACGAAGGCATCGAACGCGTGGAAACGCTGGTGCGTTCGCTCGCGGACGGTTCCAGCGGCAAGCTCAATATCGTGTGCAGTCCGAGCCTCGGCGTGCATCTCGTGCCGCTCGCCATCGCCCGTTTTCATGCGGAGTTCGAGCAGTTGCCCATCGCGTTCGAGCCACTCACGCACAATCATCTCGTGCCGCGCGTATTGTTCGGCAAGAACTATATCGGCGTGTCGATGTTCGAGGTGGAGCATCCGAATATCGTGACCGTGCCGCTGGAGAGCGGGCGCGTCTGGTGCGTGGCGAAGAGGGGCGCGCTCGCGAAACGGCGCGTGCTCGATCCGAAGCAGATCGCCTCGATGCCGTGGATCGACTATGAGCACGACACGCCGCTCGGGCGGATTGTCGGCAAGGTGTTCTCGAACACGCGAAGGCCCGACCCGGTCGTGCGGGTGCGCTCGGCGATCAGCGCATGCACGCTCGCGAAGGAAGGCGTTGGGGTGGCGATCGTCGATCCGTTCTGCATCGATGCGGATATGCGCGCGGCGCTCGATGTCGTGCCGCTGCACGCGGACGCCGATCATCGATTGACCGCGAGCCTGCTG is drawn from Caballeronia sp. NK8 and contains these coding sequences:
- a CDS encoding LysR family transcriptional regulator: MNYDEEVPQARAMSLRQIEVFRAIMMTGSISEAARSLYVAQPSVSRVLQVTESRLGFLLFERTRGRLYPTPEAKRIFEEVVRAYEGIERVETLVRSLADGSSGKLNIVCSPSLGVHLVPLAIARFHAEFEQLPIAFEPLTHNHLVPRVLFGKNYIGVSMFEVEHPNIVTVPLESGRVWCVAKRGALAKRRVLDPKQIASMPWIDYEHDTPLGRIVGKVFSNTRRPDPVVRVRSAISACTLAKEGVGVAIVDPFCIDADMRAALDVVPLHADADHRLTASLLYSHVEPLSSVARRYVEILHGVLKQHLATKRTTRAG
- a CDS encoding aspartate/glutamate racemase family protein, encoding MNDAVTPLPRLGVLGGMGPLATADFLVKLIRATPAASDQEHMPVIVHNVPQVPDRSAAFLAGSDAPWPHLLDGLRTLEAAGCAAIAIPCNTAHVWHPRLAHETALPVLHIGEAGVDALLKQSAGARRGGILATSATLQARIYHDQLAMHGIAALTPDDALQGTHVSAAIGAVKGGHIEEARMLLAHAAQALIAQGADALLLACTEIPVALAGVSLDVPAIDPTDALARACVGWWLEARSEPAPFHTQL
- a CDS encoding aspartate/glutamate racemase family protein, producing the protein MSDPIVFLNPNGLADVTREIEETVRALRAEQDAPAAFETLHAVPGGIETQRDADRAAVAVADYVARHEAEAAGFVIACYSDPGLHAAREVTSKPVVGIGAAALSVALARGSRIGVIAASTRGMPRHWRAYHAARISDVVAGERAVNLGVDQSGNRDLALDRLIATGRALSSEDGADVIVLGCAGMTPLRADLEAALGVPVIDPCSTAASLAFAVCRERGIA